The Deltaproteobacteria bacterium genome includes a region encoding these proteins:
- a CDS encoding lipid-A-disaccharide synthase N-terminal domain-containing protein gives SEKKGKSVIPIYFWYLSLLGGLTLLTYAIHIKDPVFIVGQSMGAFIYIRNLVLIHKNRKEVVEG, from the coding sequence CTCGGAGAAGAAGGGAAAAAGCGTCATCCCCATCTACTTTTGGTACCTCAGCCTTCTAGGAGGTTTGACCCTCTTGACCTATGCAATCCATATCAAAGATCCCGTCTTCATCGTGGGGCAGAGTATGGGGGCATTCATCTACATCCGGAACCTGGTGTTGATCCACAAAAACAGAAAAGAAGTAGTTGAAGGTTAA